Proteins encoded within one genomic window of Phototrophicus methaneseepsis:
- a CDS encoding Lrp/AsnC family transcriptional regulator, which translates to MSTSQPKSGPNGQPTPPSKALDRTDWRILEELQADARISYAELGRRVGLSSPAVQERVRKLEDAGIITGYQAVVNPRRVGYPILAIIRFSSPRDEQKLRRELERTPYIIDCYGVLGTDAYIAKVAAPDVEELGRVADELQSVAATTTAVVTLIVEENAPITSNFGEVKPGRS; encoded by the coding sequence ATGTCGACTTCTCAACCGAAAAGTGGCCCCAACGGCCAGCCAACGCCGCCCTCAAAGGCGCTTGACCGTACCGATTGGCGTATCCTGGAGGAGCTGCAAGCCGATGCGCGCATCTCCTATGCAGAGTTGGGGCGACGCGTGGGGTTATCTTCACCAGCGGTGCAGGAGCGCGTCCGCAAGCTGGAAGACGCCGGCATCATCACAGGCTATCAAGCTGTCGTGAATCCGCGCCGCGTCGGCTATCCGATTCTGGCAATCATCCGTTTTAGCTCCCCCAGGGATGAGCAAAAGCTACGCAGAGAGTTGGAACGGACGCCCTATATCATTGATTGTTATGGCGTCCTGGGGACAGATGCCTATATTGCCAAAGTGGCAGCGCCTGATGTGGAAGAATTGGGGCGCGTGGCCGATGAACTCCAATCGGTCGCGGCGACGACCACAGCCGTGGTCACGCTGATCGTGGAAGAAAACGCGCCAATTACGTCCAACTTCGGCGAGGTAAAGCCTGGGCGATCATAA
- a CDS encoding HEAT repeat domain-containing protein: MMPLNEIDIETLLPLLTSEDVAQRQQAAIALSRVQDARVIVPLMAALDDEDSTVRANAAAGLGENKATESIAALIERLRQDEHDIVRERAAAALAQIGDERAIEPLIDALDDPATWTRNRVIYVLGASGDQRAVDPLIELLDHADLTTQGNAAWALGAIGDVRALNPLIGLLKSKNATVRGNAAWALGELAQPQAIAPLFPLLQDKSPEVRSKAAWAMGSLGELTGETRMVPALLRMLDDHAEIKNGPTTHVIVSQYAAEALMQIGTDEAKAAVEHWRPLAAEQLRPRRIQQLISVLSQTDPDTITAAVEQLVEMGPPTLEPLMEALKSKNVRIRQNAARALGDLHLPQAGPALMIALADTDIGVWSQATAALAKLGKSVVPLLQPALNSSKRLVKMGASLALWRIQREERAFQTLLTALHDEDFVVRGSAIVSLWQQPDERAIATLQIRLQEEEGMMARYVLQALQTIGTPAAQATIAHWMAENQL; encoded by the coding sequence ATGATGCCCTTGAACGAAATCGATATAGAGACGCTGCTGCCCCTGCTCACCAGTGAAGATGTGGCCCAGCGCCAGCAAGCCGCTATTGCGCTCAGCCGGGTGCAGGACGCACGCGTGATTGTTCCTCTCATGGCAGCGCTCGACGATGAAGATAGCACTGTGCGCGCCAACGCCGCCGCCGGACTGGGTGAAAACAAAGCCACAGAGAGCATCGCAGCGCTGATTGAGCGGCTCAGGCAGGACGAACACGACATCGTACGCGAGCGCGCCGCCGCTGCCTTGGCACAAATCGGCGATGAACGCGCCATAGAGCCTTTAATTGATGCCCTGGACGACCCCGCAACCTGGACGCGCAACCGCGTGATTTACGTCCTAGGAGCCAGTGGCGATCAGCGCGCCGTTGATCCACTCATTGAACTGCTCGATCATGCCGATCTCACCACGCAGGGCAATGCGGCCTGGGCATTAGGCGCCATTGGTGATGTGCGCGCCCTGAACCCGCTCATTGGCCTGCTCAAATCAAAAAACGCGACCGTGCGAGGTAATGCGGCCTGGGCCCTGGGCGAACTCGCTCAGCCGCAGGCTATCGCGCCGCTATTCCCCCTATTGCAAGATAAATCACCAGAGGTGCGCAGCAAGGCCGCCTGGGCCATGGGCAGCCTGGGAGAACTCACCGGAGAAACGCGCATGGTCCCGGCGCTGCTGCGCATGCTGGATGATCACGCAGAGATCAAAAATGGGCCGACGACACATGTCATCGTCAGCCAGTACGCTGCCGAAGCGCTGATGCAGATCGGCACGGATGAAGCCAAAGCAGCCGTCGAGCACTGGCGACCTTTAGCAGCGGAGCAGCTACGCCCGCGGCGGATTCAACAACTCATCAGCGTCTTGTCGCAGACCGACCCGGATACGATCACAGCGGCGGTAGAACAACTTGTGGAGATGGGGCCGCCCACCCTGGAGCCACTCATGGAAGCGTTGAAATCTAAAAATGTGCGCATCCGGCAGAATGCAGCCCGTGCCCTGGGCGACCTGCATCTACCGCAGGCCGGCCCTGCGCTGATGATCGCCCTGGCAGATACTGACATCGGCGTCTGGAGCCAAGCAACGGCAGCATTGGCAAAGCTCGGTAAGAGCGTCGTGCCCTTGCTGCAACCCGCCCTCAACAGCAGCAAACGTCTGGTCAAGATGGGCGCATCGCTGGCCTTATGGCGTATCCAGCGAGAAGAACGCGCTTTCCAGACATTGCTCACAGCCTTGCATGATGAAGATTTTGTGGTGCGTGGCAGCGCAATCGTCAGTCTATGGCAGCAACCGGACGAACGTGCGATTGCGACGTTACAAATCCGGCTGCAAGAAGAAGAAGGCATGATGGCGCGCTACGTCCTGCAAGCCTTGCAGACGATTGGCACGCCAGCCGCCCAGGCGACCATCGCGCATTGGATGGCAGAAAACCAGCTTTAG
- a CDS encoding EamA family transporter, with the protein MTAPAIAFVLLSAVFHALWNFIAKRAQGGVSFLWLFGVMEAILYFPFVWYTVSADHHDIDGAALVFIIGSGILHMLYFLLLSKGYQVGDLSIVYPLARAIGPLISTIAAILIFGERPSVLAMVGALLICGGVFGLTGDPRRLRERNALPGVTFAALTGLAIAGYTLWDAYAVGELQIAPLIFQWGLGLSRMVMLTPFALKDWGSVQSAWHQDKWKAAFVAVFSSLSYILILVALSVSPVSYVAPMRVISTLIGVALGTGLLKEGDVSRRLSAAAVMVVGVIALSLG; encoded by the coding sequence ATGACAGCCCCTGCCATTGCTTTTGTTTTGCTCTCTGCTGTTTTCCATGCATTATGGAACTTCATCGCCAAGCGCGCCCAAGGTGGCGTTAGCTTTTTATGGTTGTTTGGCGTGATGGAAGCCATCCTCTATTTCCCATTCGTATGGTATACCGTCTCTGCTGACCATCACGACATTGATGGTGCGGCGCTCGTCTTCATCATCGGCAGCGGCATATTACATATGCTGTACTTCCTGCTGCTCTCTAAAGGGTATCAGGTGGGTGATTTGTCGATTGTGTATCCCCTGGCACGGGCCATTGGTCCGCTGATTTCAACCATTGCCGCGATCTTGATCTTTGGTGAGCGCCCTTCTGTATTAGCAATGGTCGGCGCTTTGTTGATCTGTGGTGGCGTCTTTGGCTTAACGGGCGATCCTCGCCGCCTGCGGGAACGCAATGCCTTGCCCGGTGTGACCTTTGCTGCGCTGACGGGGCTGGCGATTGCAGGTTACACATTATGGGATGCTTATGCTGTGGGGGAACTGCAAATTGCGCCGTTGATCTTCCAATGGGGGTTGGGCCTATCGCGCATGGTGATGCTAACCCCATTTGCTCTCAAAGATTGGGGCTCCGTCCAGAGCGCCTGGCATCAGGATAAGTGGAAAGCGGCCTTCGTCGCGGTCTTTAGCTCGCTCTCCTATATCCTGATCCTGGTGGCTTTATCCGTCAGCCCCGTGAGCTATGTCGCCCCCATGCGCGTCATCAGCACCCTGATTGGCGTCGCATTGGGGACGGGCCTGCTTAAAGAAGGGGATGTCTCGCGGCGATTGTCTGCGGCGGCGGTTATGGTCGTGGGTGTGATCGCGCTCAGTTTGGGCTAA
- a CDS encoding nitrilase-related carbon-nitrogen hydrolase — protein MRVTIGMAQMYPKLGDLAHNRDVHLDYLNRAIDQGIDLLVFPELGMTGYQVQDLVPEVALPTHRPNPIIDTFKLYSRDIDIVVGFVHVDERGRYFIADAYFSQEEIVHIHHKLYLPTYTMFDESRYFAQGNTVRAFDTRFGRMGMLICEDFWHVSPAYLLWMDGADVLLLNSASPGRGLGQADRLSSSRWVELVNQAYGSMFTTYVVHCNRVGYEDGKVFWGGSSIVDPDGEFLVHGTYFDEALLVQEIDLNQLHRTRARLPLLRDERPGLVRRELNRILQENLT, from the coding sequence ATGCGCGTCACCATTGGCATGGCGCAGATGTACCCCAAACTGGGCGACCTCGCCCACAATCGTGATGTGCATCTGGATTACCTCAACCGAGCGATTGACCAGGGCATTGATTTGCTGGTGTTCCCGGAATTGGGCATGACGGGCTATCAGGTGCAGGACCTGGTGCCAGAAGTGGCCCTACCGACGCATCGACCCAATCCGATTATCGACACATTCAAACTTTACAGCCGCGATATTGATATTGTGGTTGGCTTCGTCCATGTTGATGAGCGAGGCCGTTACTTCATCGCGGATGCTTATTTCTCTCAAGAAGAGATCGTCCATATTCACCACAAGCTGTATCTGCCGACATATACCATGTTTGATGAGTCGCGCTACTTCGCCCAGGGGAATACGGTGCGCGCCTTCGATACGCGCTTTGGGCGCATGGGGATGCTCATCTGTGAGGATTTCTGGCATGTTTCCCCGGCTTATCTCCTGTGGATGGATGGGGCTGATGTTTTACTGCTGAATAGTGCATCACCCGGGCGCGGTTTGGGTCAGGCGGATCGCCTCTCAAGTTCGCGCTGGGTGGAACTGGTGAATCAAGCCTATGGCAGTATGTTCACGACCTACGTGGTGCATTGCAACCGCGTCGGCTATGAAGATGGCAAGGTGTTCTGGGGTGGCTCGTCGATTGTAGACCCCGATGGCGAATTTTTGGTGCATGGCACCTATTTTGATGAAGCGCTTCTCGTTCAAGAAATTGACCTCAACCAACTCCATCGCACCCGTGCGCGGCTGCCTTTGCTGCGTGATGAACGTCCCGGTTTGGTACGCCGGGAATTGAACCGCATTCTACAGGAGAATTTGACGTAA
- a CDS encoding prolipoprotein diacylglyceryl transferase family protein, with product MIPREIHLFALQWNTYSALVALALVISAVYLLWQSPSGQRGRTGDVLLAAFIAGLLGGRVGHVWLWWAYFQDHTDEIVQITAGGLDWHGALVGGLFALVIVSHFRHIDQRALLAKMAFMIPLLGLATWAGCAAVGCAYGAQVESMAAYVPIMTWIAPDIYGLEAARFNVQGIGALLAGVLLVLVLLMQWRGWLPRARFWLVLMIWACIMAALSCLRGDDAAFVAGLRQDQWLDVTLMLFSLCVMIAQALPRRSWT from the coding sequence ATGATACCTCGTGAAATTCACTTGTTCGCGCTGCAATGGAACACCTACAGCGCCCTCGTCGCCCTGGCCCTGGTGATCAGTGCGGTCTATTTGTTGTGGCAGTCTCCATCGGGGCAGCGTGGGCGTACAGGCGACGTGCTATTGGCTGCCTTCATCGCTGGCTTATTGGGTGGCCGAGTGGGGCATGTCTGGCTGTGGTGGGCGTACTTCCAGGATCATACAGATGAAATTGTGCAGATCACGGCTGGCGGGCTGGATTGGCATGGTGCGCTGGTTGGTGGCTTGTTTGCGCTGGTAATCGTGTCTCACTTTCGCCATATTGACCAGCGGGCTTTGTTGGCAAAGATGGCTTTTATGATTCCGCTGTTGGGGCTTGCGACCTGGGCGGGCTGCGCGGCAGTGGGTTGTGCTTACGGGGCGCAGGTCGAGAGTATGGCAGCCTATGTGCCCATTATGACGTGGATTGCGCCTGATATTTACGGCCTGGAGGCGGCTCGCTTCAATGTGCAGGGGATCGGAGCCTTGTTAGCGGGCGTGCTCCTGGTACTTGTGCTGCTGATGCAGTGGCGCGGCTGGCTGCCGCGCGCTCGCTTCTGGCTGGTGCTGATGATCTGGGCCTGCATCATGGCTGCCCTGAGCTGTTTGCGTGGTGATGATGCCGCCTTCGTAGCAGGGCTGCGACAGGATCAATGGCTGGATGTGACGCTGATGCTGTTCTCGCTCTGCGTTATGATCGCCCAGGCTTTACCTCGCCGAAGTTGGACGTAA
- a CDS encoding NAD+ synthase, translating into MSTTTSILNRLDINTELATRILMGFIQDNIAKAGMKKAVMGLSGGIDSAVSAYLSAKALGPENVLVVRMPYKTSSEASMLDAESVIEDLGLPSLTVEITPMVDPLIERFPDMSRLRMGNIMARMRMITLYDQSMAEGALVMGTSNKTEFLLGYSTIYGDSGVALHPIADLYKYQIRQLARSLGVPQAIIDKAPSADLWVGQTDEDELGFTYDEADQVLYLLVDERYTTEEAAAETGFSHEFVSKIWERVKANHYKRTMPNIAKVSRRTIGHDFLYLRDYTGRHGSV; encoded by the coding sequence ATGAGCACGACAACCAGCATCTTAAACCGCCTGGATATCAATACTGAACTGGCGACGCGTATACTGATGGGATTCATCCAGGATAACATCGCTAAAGCAGGCATGAAGAAAGCGGTCATGGGCCTTTCTGGCGGCATTGATAGTGCTGTCTCAGCGTATCTCTCGGCGAAGGCACTCGGCCCTGAAAATGTGCTCGTCGTGCGCATGCCTTATAAGACTTCTAGCGAAGCCAGTATGCTTGATGCGGAATCCGTGATTGAAGACCTGGGATTGCCCAGCTTAACTGTCGAAATCACGCCGATGGTTGATCCGCTGATTGAGCGCTTCCCGGATATGAGCAGACTTCGTATGGGCAATATCATGGCCCGTATGCGCATGATTACCCTCTACGATCAGTCTATGGCGGAAGGTGCCCTGGTCATGGGTACCAGCAACAAAACGGAATTTTTGCTAGGCTACAGCACCATCTATGGCGACAGCGGCGTCGCGCTGCATCCCATCGCAGACCTGTATAAGTATCAGATACGGCAGTTGGCACGCTCTTTGGGCGTGCCACAGGCCATCATCGATAAAGCCCCTAGTGCGGATTTGTGGGTTGGTCAAACGGATGAGGACGAGCTCGGCTTTACTTATGATGAAGCCGATCAGGTATTGTATCTGCTGGTAGATGAGCGTTATACGACGGAAGAAGCTGCCGCAGAAACAGGCTTCAGCCATGAGTTCGTCAGCAAAATATGGGAGCGCGTCAAAGCCAATCACTATAAGCGCACCATGCCCAATATCGCCAAGGTCAGCCGCCGGACCATCGGCCATGACTTCCTCTATCTGCGCGATTATACTGGGCGGCATGGCAGCGTGTAG
- a CDS encoding DMT family transporter: MQRVNINLNKPLTISRRMTLPAIPHSWMVIAVLGAIMLLWASAFTGVTVALQAYTPIQLAFARYMVASTVLLLYAIITRMPVPRLRDVPGIFFTGALGFGLYNVALNAGQQTVSPGIASFIASSEVGVMALMAAVFLGERLSRWGWIGIIVSFAGVAMISFAGDMGLELSGGVLLVMVSTLSTSAFSIMQKPYLRRYSATQYTTYAIWGGTLSLLPFASGTLGAVHAAPLDATLSLIYLGVLPGALAYVGWSYVLSHMDAARAGSYLTIIPVMALFIAWLWLGDVPTMTSLIGGSIVLAGVLLVNR, from the coding sequence ATGCAACGTGTCAACATCAATCTCAATAAGCCGCTGACGATAAGCAGGCGGATGACGCTCCCAGCAATACCCCATTCCTGGATGGTCATTGCTGTCCTGGGGGCGATTATGCTGCTTTGGGCTTCCGCATTTACGGGCGTGACTGTCGCCCTACAGGCTTATACGCCTATACAATTGGCTTTTGCTCGCTATATGGTGGCTTCTACGGTGCTGCTGCTCTATGCCATCATCACGCGGATGCCGGTACCACGGCTGCGCGATGTGCCGGGTATTTTCTTCACGGGGGCGCTCGGCTTTGGGCTATATAATGTCGCGCTCAATGCAGGTCAGCAGACGGTATCGCCAGGTATTGCCAGCTTTATCGCTTCATCTGAGGTGGGCGTGATGGCCTTGATGGCTGCCGTGTTCCTGGGCGAGCGTCTCTCGCGCTGGGGCTGGATCGGTATTATTGTGAGCTTTGCCGGTGTGGCGATGATCTCTTTTGCGGGTGATATGGGCCTTGAGCTTTCCGGCGGTGTGCTGCTGGTCATGGTATCCACACTTTCCACAAGCGCTTTCTCTATCATGCAAAAGCCATATCTGCGCCGCTACAGCGCCACCCAATACACGACGTATGCGATTTGGGGTGGGACGCTTTCGCTGCTGCCCTTCGCTTCTGGTACGTTGGGCGCGGTCCATGCCGCGCCGCTGGATGCCACGCTGTCGCTCATATACCTGGGGGTGCTGCCGGGTGCGCTGGCTTATGTGGGCTGGTCTTACGTGCTCTCCCATATGGATGCCGCCCGTGCGGGTAGCTATTTGACCATCATCCCCGTGATGGCGTTGTTCATCGCATGGCTCTGGTTAGGGGATGTTCCGACCATGACGTCACTCATCGGCGGGTCGATTGTGCTGGCTGGCGTCTTGTTGGTGAACCGATAA
- a CDS encoding N-acyl-D-amino-acid deacylase family protein gives MTYDIVLRGGSIYDGTGDDPIVGDIAIQGDRIAEIGAPGTLEGDQIIDVDGLAVAPGFINMLSWATESLIEDGRSQSDIRQGVTLEVMGEGTSMGPLSPEMKKGGDFILTDHVDYEIEWDTLGEYLQFLEDKGVSTNVASFVGTGTLRIYAMGYEDRDPTAEELETMKRLVKEAMEEGAMGMSAALIYPPAAFAKTEEIIELAKIVGEYNGLYISHIRGEGRTLDTSLEEFLRIVREANVSGEVYHIKAAGRANWSKMDDMLAKIEEVRAEGLPVTADMYTYAASGTGLASCLPNWAHDGGHNALMERLRDPETREHIISEMQRPSEEWENMYAENSPENILLMGFKNEALRKYSGKRLSEVIKERGTGARETVLDLLLEDDSRIFTIYFTMSEDNLRKEVVKPWVSFCSDAGSYTDGEPFTHNPTHPRAYGSFIRVLGKYVREEGLLTLQEAVRKLAALPADTLKLTDRGYLKPGYFADVVVFDPETVQDHATFEQPHQYATGMKHVFVNGGQVLRDGEHTGAMPGRFVKGPGYTGGDA, from the coding sequence ATGACTTATGATATTGTGCTGCGCGGCGGCAGCATCTATGACGGCACAGGCGACGACCCTATTGTGGGGGACATCGCCATACAGGGCGACCGCATTGCTGAAATTGGCGCGCCTGGTACGCTGGAAGGCGACCAAATCATCGACGTAGACGGCCTGGCCGTTGCACCTGGTTTTATCAATATGCTCAGTTGGGCGACAGAATCATTGATTGAAGACGGTCGTTCCCAGAGCGATATACGCCAGGGCGTGACCCTGGAAGTCATGGGAGAAGGCACCTCCATGGGGCCGCTTTCCCCAGAAATGAAGAAGGGCGGCGATTTCATCCTGACCGATCATGTCGATTATGAGATCGAATGGGATACGCTGGGTGAATATTTGCAATTCCTGGAAGATAAAGGCGTTTCCACCAATGTGGCGTCCTTCGTCGGCACGGGGACATTGCGCATTTATGCCATGGGCTATGAAGACCGTGACCCAACCGCCGAAGAATTAGAGACCATGAAGCGCCTCGTCAAGGAAGCGATGGAAGAAGGCGCAATGGGTATGTCTGCGGCGCTGATTTATCCGCCTGCGGCCTTTGCTAAGACGGAAGAAATCATCGAACTGGCGAAGATCGTTGGTGAATACAACGGCCTTTATATCTCCCATATCCGTGGGGAAGGCCGCACGCTGGATACCTCGCTTGAAGAATTTTTGCGTATTGTGCGAGAAGCCAACGTTAGCGGCGAGGTTTACCACATCAAAGCAGCAGGACGTGCCAACTGGTCCAAGATGGATGACATGCTGGCGAAAATTGAGGAAGTCCGGGCCGAAGGGCTGCCCGTCACGGCAGATATGTATACCTACGCCGCCAGTGGGACGGGCCTCGCGAGCTGCCTGCCGAACTGGGCGCACGATGGGGGCCATAACGCCCTGATGGAGCGCTTGCGCGACCCGGAAACGCGCGAGCATATCATCAGTGAGATGCAGCGTCCTTCTGAAGAGTGGGAAAATATGTACGCAGAGAATTCTCCGGAGAACATCCTGTTGATGGGCTTCAAGAATGAGGCACTGCGCAAATATTCAGGCAAGCGCCTGTCGGAAGTGATCAAAGAACGTGGCACAGGCGCGCGCGAAACCGTGCTCGATCTGCTGCTGGAAGATGACAGCCGTATCTTCACGATCTACTTCACGATGAGCGAAGATAATCTGCGTAAAGAAGTGGTCAAACCATGGGTGAGCTTCTGCTCGGATGCAGGGTCCTATACCGATGGCGAACCCTTCACCCATAACCCGACTCATCCGCGTGCATATGGCTCATTCATCCGCGTACTGGGTAAATACGTCCGTGAAGAAGGCTTGCTGACGCTGCAAGAGGCTGTGCGCAAATTGGCCGCGCTGCCTGCGGATACCCTCAAGCTGACCGACCGTGGTTATCTCAAGCCGGGTTACTTCGCGGATGTGGTCGTCTTTGACCCTGAAACAGTCCAGGATCATGCGACATTCGAACAGCCACACCAGTATGCCACGGGCATGAAGCATGTCTTCGTCAATGGGGGGCAGGTGCTGCGCGATGGTGAGCATACCGGTGCGATGCCGGGCCGCTTTGTGAAGGGTCCCGGTTATACAGGTGGTGATGCATGA
- a CDS encoding methyltransferase family protein, producing the protein MFFVLPQSGTWLAHIVGLIMAVVGLVIVLYAIFEHQRVGKKLPNVAPTPKEGGNLITSGLYTYIRHPIYSGVLLGAFGIAVFQGEIVTFLLAVALYILFSIKSRYEESLLKTTFAGYAQYMTRTGRFIPGLNL; encoded by the coding sequence ATGTTCTTCGTGCTGCCACAATCTGGGACATGGCTCGCGCATATCGTGGGCCTGATTATGGCCGTCGTGGGCCTCGTTATCGTGCTTTATGCGATTTTCGAGCACCAGCGCGTCGGCAAAAAGCTGCCAAACGTCGCCCCAACGCCTAAAGAAGGTGGCAACCTCATTACCAGCGGCCTCTATACGTATATCCGCCATCCTATCTACAGCGGCGTCTTACTGGGTGCCTTTGGTATAGCCGTTTTCCAGGGTGAGATCGTGACGTTTTTGCTGGCTGTGGCGCTCTATATCTTGTTCAGCATCAAATCTCGTTATGAAGAGAGCCTCCTCAAAACGACTTTCGCAGGGTACGCTCAATATATGACGCGAACAGGCCGTTTTATACCAGGATTGAATCTGTAA
- a CDS encoding HEAT repeat domain-containing protein: protein MPTQRDTLISELQSPDVAARQAAALALIDLADPTTRDALITALQDDDTQVRRGAIRALSAINDDESALAIVQALPDRAAPVRRRVVSWLLKNAHRRVIVPVLLALATDDTLDLAARDYAIMALAQGDHREAIPTINQLVQEAPAPLQRRILHSLMRFADASSVPALQLALASEDAPTRKIAMTTLQQIGTPEALAALTTHKLATQEEDTPS, encoded by the coding sequence ATGCCAACCCAACGAGATACCCTCATCAGCGAGCTGCAATCGCCGGATGTCGCAGCACGTCAGGCTGCTGCTCTGGCCCTGATTGATTTAGCAGATCCCACAACGCGAGATGCGCTCATCACAGCCTTACAGGATGACGATACCCAGGTCAGGCGCGGCGCAATCCGTGCCCTGAGCGCCATTAATGATGACGAGAGCGCCCTTGCTATCGTGCAAGCATTGCCAGACCGCGCGGCACCTGTACGGCGTCGCGTTGTTTCCTGGTTATTGAAAAATGCGCACCGCAGGGTGATTGTTCCTGTACTGCTGGCACTGGCGACGGATGACACGCTCGACCTTGCCGCACGCGATTATGCCATTATGGCGCTGGCCCAGGGCGACCACCGAGAAGCGATCCCAACGATCAATCAACTCGTGCAAGAAGCCCCTGCGCCATTGCAGCGGCGCATCCTACACTCGCTCATGCGCTTTGCTGATGCCAGTTCAGTCCCGGCATTACAGCTCGCCCTGGCTAGCGAAGACGCCCCAACGCGCAAAATTGCGATGACAACCCTCCAACAAATCGGCACGCCAGAGGCGCTGGCGGCCTTAACGACACACAAATTAGCGACACAGGAAGAAGATACACCGTCATGA
- a CDS encoding dihydrolipoamide acetyltransferase family protein, which produces MAQDVTLTMDGMLLNWLKDVGDSVKKGEVIAEFEADKATVEVEAPADGTILSLKLEVGEEVDEGTVIAQLGDAGEAPAGGEAKAPAAEEAAEEEAPEEDDEAEEEAPASNGAAATTPDGRIKASPLAKRVAAEKGINLAQVAGSGPGGRIVKADVENYKPAPKPAAAPKQPSGGTTIGQSYGKLPEGDDVEIIDVSRMRRLIADGTVTSFQTTPHFYLTIELDVEPLLGLRKEINAMLEDEGVKVSVNDMVVKAAALTQRAFPNLNTHYYGDKLVRHKRVNIAIAVALPNNGLVNVVSPDADTTPLSEMAKYHKQMFTDARDGNIKQEYIKGGTFLVSNLGPYDVESFSSIIDPPESGALAVASARKVPVVKEDGTLGVGTRMKATLSIDHRVSDGAEGAQWLQYFRNLIENPMRLLV; this is translated from the coding sequence GACTGTCGAGGTAGAAGCCCCGGCAGATGGCACCATTCTGTCGTTGAAGTTGGAAGTCGGCGAAGAAGTCGATGAAGGCACAGTTATTGCTCAGTTGGGCGATGCTGGCGAAGCCCCAGCCGGTGGCGAGGCAAAAGCCCCTGCGGCTGAAGAAGCGGCTGAGGAAGAAGCCCCTGAAGAAGACGACGAAGCCGAAGAAGAAGCCCCTGCCAGCAATGGCGCGGCTGCAACCACGCCAGATGGGCGGATCAAAGCCTCCCCATTAGCGAAGCGCGTTGCTGCCGAGAAGGGCATCAACCTGGCACAGGTTGCCGGGAGTGGCCCCGGTGGGCGTATCGTCAAAGCAGATGTCGAGAATTATAAGCCAGCACCCAAGCCAGCCGCTGCACCCAAGCAGCCGAGTGGTGGTACAACTATCGGCCAGAGCTATGGCAAGCTGCCGGAAGGCGATGATGTCGAGATTATCGACGTCAGCCGTATGCGCCGCCTCATCGCAGATGGCACCGTGACCAGCTTCCAGACGACGCCGCATTTCTATCTGACGATTGAACTCGATGTGGAGCCGCTGCTGGGCCTGCGTAAAGAAATCAACGCGATGCTGGAAGACGAAGGCGTAAAAGTCAGCGTAAATGATATGGTTGTCAAAGCGGCTGCCCTCACACAGCGCGCCTTCCCCAACCTGAACACGCATTACTACGGCGATAAGCTGGTGCGTCATAAGCGCGTCAACATCGCGATTGCCGTCGCGCTGCCCAATAATGGCCTTGTCAATGTGGTCTCGCCGGATGCGGATACCACGCCTCTTTCGGAGATGGCGAAGTATCACAAGCAGATGTTTACCGATGCTCGCGATGGCAATATCAAGCAGGAGTACATCAAGGGTGGTACCTTCCTGGTGAGTAACCTGGGCCCCTATGATGTCGAGAGCTTCTCCTCCATCATTGATCCGCCGGAATCAGGTGCATTGGCCGTCGCAAGTGCGCGTAAGGTCCCGGTCGTCAAGGAAGATGGCACGCTTGGTGTAGGGACGCGTATGAAAGCCACCCTCAGCATTGACCATCGCGTCAGCGATGGTGCTGAAGGTGCCCAATGGTTGCAGTACTTCCGTAACCTGATCGAAAATCCGATGCGCTTGCTGGTCTAA